One Capsicum annuum cultivar UCD-10X-F1 chromosome 2, UCD10Xv1.1, whole genome shotgun sequence genomic window carries:
- the LOC107859877 gene encoding uncharacterized protein LOC107859877, whose product MADLVKQILTKPIQLADQVIKAADEASSFKQECTDLRSKTEKLVALLRQAARAGNDLYERPTRRIIDDTEQVLEKTLALVLKCRGHGLVKRVFTIIPAAQFRKMFSQLENSIGDVSWLLRVSASADERADDCLGLPPIAANEPILCLIWEQIAILYTGSVDDRSDAANSLVSLARDNDRYGKLIIEEGGVGPLLKLLKEGKSEGQENAARAIGLLGRDPESVEHMIHAGVCSVFAKILKEGPMKVQAVVAWAVSELAAHYPKCQDLFHQHNTIRLLVSHLAFETVQEHSKYAIVSKATSMHHAVVLASNNNGNAANTVNKVIEDEDRSHILPHPLGNKKPSHMHSVVATAMKGQIKQPQQNLINGLNQTSQTKVNGNNSLKQNQVHHHSQHSISSSGMSNKGRELEDPATKEYMKAMAARALWKLAKGNSPICRSITESRALLCFAVLLEKGPEDVQYNSAMAIMEITSVAEVDAELRRSAFKPNSPACKAVVDQLLRIIEQDDSDLLVPCVKAIGSLARTFRATETRMIAPLVKLLDEREADISKEAAIALTKFASSTNYLHLDHSKAIINAGGAKHLIQLVYFGEQIVQSPALLLLCYIALHVPDSEELAQAEVLTVLEWASKQSYLIQDEDVESLLQEAKSRLELYQSRGSRGFH is encoded by the coding sequence GATAAAGGCTGCCGATGAAGCAAGTTCATTCAAGCAAGAATGTACTGATCTCAGGTCCAAAACTGAGAAACTTGTAGCCCTTCTCCGTCAGGCTGCACGTGCTGGTAACGACCTTTATGAACGGCCAACACGGCGAATCATTGATGACACTGAACAAGTTCTTGAAAAAACTTTAGCCCTTGTGCTAAAGTGTAGAGGTCATGGACTTGTTAAGCGAGTTTTTACCATCATCCCTGCTGCACAGTTTCGTAAAATGTTTTCTCAGCTGGAGAATTCCATTGGTGATGTTTCTTGGCTTCTCCGTGTATCTGCTTCAGCTGATGAACGAGCTGATGACTGTTTGGGTTTGCCTCCTATTGCTGCTAATGAGCCCATCTTATGCCTTATTTGGGAGCAGATCGCGATTTTGTATACCGGTAGTGTTGATGACAGATCAGATGCTGCTAATTCGCTTGTTTCTTTAGCTAGAGACAATGACCGCTATGGGAAATTGATTATTGAAGAAGGTGGAGTTGGGCCgttgttgaagttgttgaaggAAGGGAAATCAGAGGGTCAGGAGAATGCTGCCAGGGCAATTGGTCTTCTTGGACGTGACCCGGAAAGCGTTGAACACATGATACATGCTGGGGTTTGCTCAGTGTTCGCTAAAATTCTCAAAGAAGGTCCTATGAAGGTTCAAGCAGTGGTGGCTTGGGCAGTATCTGAGCTTGCTGCTCATTATCCCAAATGTCAAGATCTTTTTCACCAGCATAATACTATTCGATTGCTCGTTAGTCATCTTGCTTTCGAGACCGTTCAGGAGCATAGCAAGTATGCTATTGTCAGCAAAGCCACATCGATGCACCACGCTGTTGTCTTGGCTAGTAATAACAATGGTAATGCTGCTAATACTGTGAATAAGGTTATTGAGGATGAAGACAGAAGTCATATTCTTCCACATCCCTTGGGGAATAAGAAGCCTAGTCATATGCACAGCGTGGTTGCTACGGCAATGAAGGGTCAAATTAAGCAGCCTCAGCAGAATCTTATCAATGGCTTAAACCAGACAAGTCAGACCAAGGTTAATGGAAATAACAGTCTGAAGCAAAATCAAGTGCACCACCACAGTCAGCATAGTATTTCGTCATCGGGGATGAGTAACAAAGGGAGAGAATTAGAGGACCCTGCTACCAAGGAATATATGAAGGCAATGGCTGCAAGAGCACTATGGAAACTTGCCAAGGGGAATTCGCCCATTTGTCGTAGTATCACTGAATCAAGAGCATTGCTTTGCTTTGCAGTACTGTTAGAGAAAGGACCTGAGGATGTTCAGTACAATTCTGCTATGGCAATAATGGAAATAACATCGGTTGCAGAAGTAGACGCTGAGTTGAGAAGGTCAGCCTTCAAGCCTAATTCCCCTGCCTGCAAAGCTGTTGTTGATCAATTGCTGAGAATCATTGAACAAGATGATTCAGATCTGCTTGTACCATGTGTTAAAGCTATTGGGAGTTTGGCTAGGACTTTTCGAGCTACAGAGACAAGGATGATTGCTCCACTAGTAAAACTTCTCGATGAGCGGGAAGCAGATATTTCTAAGGAAGCTGCCATTGCCCTCACAAAGTTTGCTAGCTCaacgaattaccttcaccttgaTCATTCCAAGGCAATCATAAATGCTGGAGGGGCAAAACATTTGATCCAACTTGTTTACTTTGGTGAACAAATAGTTCAGAGTCCTGCATTGCTTTTGCTATGCTACATTGCATTGCACGTCCCCGATAGCGAAGAGCTTGCTCAAGCTGAGGTTCTTACAGTTCTTGAATGGGCATCAAAGCAGTCATACTTGATTCAAGATGAAGATGTGGAGTCCTTACTGCAGGAAGCTAAAAGCAGGCTGGAACTCTATCAGTCCAGAGGATCAAGGGGATTCCATTAA